The genome window CGCCCAGAGCGTGGAACACGGCTGTGCGGCCCTGCATCGACGCGACGGATGCGAGGGGGAAGAAGTTCGTGCAGTCGCCGACGGCGTAGACGTTCGGCACCGAGGTGCGAGCCACGCGGTTGACGCGGACGTGCCCGGTCTCGTCGAGTTCGACTCCCGCATCCTCGAGGCCGATGCCCGCGGTGTTGGGGATCGAGCCGACGGCCATGAGGCAGTGGCTGCCGTCGACCGTGCGACCGTCGGAGAGCGTGGCCGTCACACCGTCCTTCGTGACCTCGACCTTCTCGGCTCGAGCCTTGGAGAGCACCGTCATTCCGCCGCGCTTGAAGACCTTCTCGAGCACGCGTGCAGCATCCTGGTCCTCGCCCGGCAGCACCTGGTCGCGGCTGGAGATGAGCGTCACCTTCGCGCCGAGGTTCATGTAGGCGGAGGCGAACTCCGCACCGGTCACACCGGAGCCGACGACGATGAGGTGCTCGGGAAGCGCCTTCATGTCGTAGAGCTGCGTCCAGGTGAGGATGCGCTTGCCGTCGGGCTTCGCCGAATCCAGCTCGCGCGGCGAGGCACCGACCGCGACGATGATCGTGTCGGCCTCGATGCGGTCGAAGTCGGTGCCCTTCTGCCCCGTGGACACGATGATCGCGTTCGGACCCTCGAGCCGACCGTGGCCGGAGAGGATGCGCACACCGGCCTCGAGCAGAGTGGTGCGCATGTCCTCGGACTGCTGACCGGCGAGGGCGATGAGGCGCTTGTTCACGGCTGCGAGGTTGATCGCGATCTCGGGCTTGAGCGGCTTGCCGTGCTCGCCCTTGGCGTAGAACTGGACACCGAGATCCGAGGCCTCGGAGATCGCGACCGCGGCGTCCGCCGTGGCGATCAGGCTCTTCGAGGGGACGACGTCGGTGAGCACTGCCGCACCACCCACGCCGACGCGCTCGACCAGGGTCACCTCGGCTCCGAGCTGAGCGGCTGCGAGTGCCGCTTCGTAACCGCCGGGACCGCCACCGAGGACGGCGACGCGCTGAGTGCGCTCAAAAGGGGTGGAAGACATGATCTCCATTCTTCCGCAATCCTGGCCCCGGAGCCTGCACCTTCCTAGAGTGGATCCATGTCCGAAACACACAGCAACCCCCTCGACGACCCGAATGCGAATCCGTTCGAGGTCGCAGCCGACGCAGCCGCCGACATCGCGCGCCTGACCGGAGTCGAGAAGCACGACATCGCCCTCACGCTCGGCAGTGGCTGGGGCAAGGCCGCCGACATCATCGGCGAGACGATCGCGACCATCCCCGCCACCGAGGTCACCGGCTTCTCGAAGCCCGCTCTCGAGGGCCACGTCGGGACCCTTCGCAGCATCCGCACCCCTGACGGCAAGAACGTGCTCGTCATCGGCGCCCGCACCCACTACTACGAGGGCCACGGCGTCCGCCGTGTCGTGCACTCGGTCCGCACCGCCGCGGCCACGGGGGCGAAGATCATGGTACTCACCAACGGTGCCGGCGGCGTCCGCGAGACCTGGACGCCGGGACAGCCGGTGCTGATCAGCGACCACATCAACCTCACGGCCGACTCTCCGCTCGAGGGCGCGACCTTCATCGACCTGACCGATCTCTACGCGACGCGCCTGCGCGACATCGCTCGCAGCGTCGACCCCACGCTCGACGAGGGCGTCTACACGCAGTTCCGCGGCCCGCACTACGAGACGCCGGCCGAGGTGCAGATGGCGAAGCGCATCGGCGGCGACATCGTGGGCATGTCGACCGCACTCGAGGCGATCGCCGCCCGCGAGGCCGGCATGGAGATCCTCGGCTTCTCGCTCATCACGAACCTCGCCGCCGGCATCCAGAAGACGCCGCTCAGCCATGCCGAGGTCATCGAGGCCGGTCGCGAGGCGGAGCCTGTGATCTCGGCTCTGCTCGCTCGCGTGGTCGAGGCGCTGTGAGCGCCGAGCGCCTCGCACAGGCTCGCGCCTGGATGAGGCAGGACCCCGACCCCCAGACGCGCGACGAACTCGCGGCGGTCATCACCCGCGCGGCGGCAGGCGACGAGACCGCGATCGCCGACCTCGACGATCGCTTCAGCACGCGCCTCGCATTCGGCACCGCAGGGCTCCGCGGCGCTCTCGGGGCGGGCAGCAACCGCATGAATCGCGTGCTCGTCGCCCAGGCGGCGGCCGGGTTCGCCTCGTACCTGCGCGAGCGGGCGCACGGCGGCATTCCGACCGTGATCATCGGCTACGACGGTCGCCGCAACTCCCGGGTGTTCGCCACCGACTCCGCCGAGCTGTTCGCCGGTGCCGGGCTCCGCGCGATCCTGCTCCCGCGCCTTCTGCCCACCCCGGTGCTCGCCTTCGCGGTACGGCACCTCGGAGCGGATGCCGGGGTCATGGTCACGGCCTCGCACAACCCGCCGAACGACAACGGCTACAAGGTCTACCTGGGCGGCGCGGATCAGGGGTCGCAGATCGTCGCGCCGGCGGACGCCGAGATCGCCTCCCACATCCAGCGGATCGCCGATGCGGATGACGTCACTGTTCTCCCCCGGTCGAGCGCCTACGAGACGGCAGGCGAGGACGTCGTCGACGCGTATGTCGCGGCGACCGCCGCGGTGGCCCCTGCTCCCGCATCCGCGTCGGACATCCGGTGGGTCTACACCGCGATGCACGGCGTCGGATGGGAGACCCTGTCGAAGATCGCCGCCGCCGCCGGCTACCCCCAGCCCATGGTCGTCGAGGAGCAGCTGAAACCCGACGCCACGTTCCGCACCGTGTCGTTCCC of Microbacterium sp. LWH13-1.2 contains these proteins:
- a CDS encoding purine-nucleoside phosphorylase, whose translation is MSETHSNPLDDPNANPFEVAADAAADIARLTGVEKHDIALTLGSGWGKAADIIGETIATIPATEVTGFSKPALEGHVGTLRSIRTPDGKNVLVIGARTHYYEGHGVRRVVHSVRTAAATGAKIMVLTNGAGGVRETWTPGQPVLISDHINLTADSPLEGATFIDLTDLYATRLRDIARSVDPTLDEGVYTQFRGPHYETPAEVQMAKRIGGDIVGMSTALEAIAAREAGMEILGFSLITNLAAGIQKTPLSHAEVIEAGREAEPVISALLARVVEAL
- a CDS encoding NAD(P)H-quinone dehydrogenase, producing MEIMSSTPFERTQRVAVLGGGPGGYEAALAAAQLGAEVTLVERVGVGGAAVLTDVVPSKSLIATADAAVAISEASDLGVQFYAKGEHGKPLKPEIAINLAAVNKRLIALAGQQSEDMRTTLLEAGVRILSGHGRLEGPNAIIVSTGQKGTDFDRIEADTIIVAVGASPRELDSAKPDGKRILTWTQLYDMKALPEHLIVVGSGVTGAEFASAYMNLGAKVTLISSRDQVLPGEDQDAARVLEKVFKRGGMTVLSKARAEKVEVTKDGVTATLSDGRTVDGSHCLMAVGSIPNTAGIGLEDAGVELDETGHVRVNRVARTSVPNVYAVGDCTNFFPLASVASMQGRTAVFHALGDIVIPLELIKITSNIFTAPEIATVGYSEKDVEDGVADGLVFKLPLAANPRAKMMGIKDGFVKLIARKGSGTVIGGVIVAPKASELIYPIAVAVERRLTVDQVSRVFAAYPSLSSSITDASRAMHLVNANIS